The DNA region ATCAAGGTGGGAttaatgtctatggaaattctcaatcattcaggttaTGGATCTTTGAAAATAtgctttcccaaaaggcaactggaattttttgggttttttttttccttgaaaatgtttcatttatcctcaaagaattgaagaagcttcttggatgagaagcgaagcatttacaaaaaataaaaccaagaaagccccttgccttttggaaaagcaccgaGACAAGGTGGGATTACTTTTTCCACAGCTTTTCCATTCTCAGGACTGCATtgtctttcattttccttttatttacaTCATTCCTTCAAGGTTATCCACATTCTTCTACAAGAAAATTATACTGCTCAATTGAAATCTGTGGGGCATTTCCCAATTTTGGTAAATTGAATTGTCTCCAATATATCTTGTAATTCCAAAAGCACTTTCAAGATATTACACAATCCTACAATAATGGTTGAATGTCAATtttcctaaaaaataaaatatacttttgCTCTTCATTGGTCATGCCATCAAGTATACATACATgcttaaaaacagaaattgtAAATTAATGGGACTGCAATCTACATAAATGTAAAATCCTACATTCAATATTTCAGAAATCATATTTAGTTGTTTCTCTTATTTGAAATGTGCTCATCATTAACCTGAAAACTGgttgaaaacatatatatatataaggcttATCATTCCCCAAAGGagtaaaagtagaaaaaaagctCTCACACTGGCTTGGCAGCTAAAATAGCCATCACCTCAAATGAAAGGAtagtatgtatgcatgtacatcTAATTCCTTGTAGTTATCTCTCTTTCCAGAAGCATGTTGAACAAGAACACGAGAGAAGAAATTAATGGAAAGAACATGTCCATCAGATGTTGCTCAAAATCTGCATCAGTATGGTCAACAGTGAAGGGAATTAGAGGAACATCTGATgggttttttagattttttttttaaagatattttattaatatttataggccgcccttttccccgcggggactcagggcggcttacataaaatagggaggggggggtataaacaatagtTAAGAGTTGTAACTCTTAACAGTTGAAAGGTCATAGGTTCATCATCCTGATATAAGTTTGCATGCTTATGTATTGCCTGTatgggagactgagagttctactCCCAACTTAGGCAAGGAAGCTAACTGGATATCTTGGGGCCAATCATTCTTTTTCAACCTTAgaagattgttgttgtggggaaaagacaAGAATGAATGAGTATCAGGTATATTCattgtcttgagttatttataaaaatactaataaaaggtaaaggtttgccCTGTTCAAtcgtgtccaactctagggggcgcaatcatctccgtttcttagccgagggagtcATCTTTGTTTGAAGACACTTCCGTAGTTATGGGGCCAGCAGGACAATACGCCAAGGCTCATGGAACACTGATACTTTCCCATCGAagtggtatttatttatctacttgcatttgcctgcttttgaactgctaggtgggcaggagctgtggcaaataacaggagctcactccattgcatggTGCTCCGGTCTTGAACCCAGGTTGTCTGCTTTCCAAATGACAATATCAgcttctttaaccactgagccattgcacccctctaaaacaaacaaaggcaggaaataaaataaaaagtcttTATGAAATTGTGGAAAATTAGGCCTcctaaatatgtatttttttttaaaaaaatctataattgAAATAAATTATGAGCATTTTAATTGCTTAGCTTTTCTTTTGATACTTGACTCTAAAATTTATAAAGCTAACATATGGAGTTGCAGTCATCTTCCACTTTTTAGTTCTTACTGGTTTTTCCCTTTCATTTAGCTCCATCTGCAGGTTTAATTAAGAATTTTCTATTTAAAGCATTAAGAATTATGATTACTCATTAATCATGTTGCTTACGTTTCACTTAATCAAACATTAAATTGTTTAATGCCAACATGCTCAGATTGCCCTCCAAAGAACTTTTTCAAGTACTAAACTTTGAAGTTACTGTATAGTTGTTTTAGAAATGCAAAGTTAACCTGCCTAATcatcagatagggtccgcaacttaggagtcctcctggacccacagctgacttttgaccaccagctgtcagctgtgaccaggggggcattcgcccaggttcgcctggtccgccagttgcggccctacctagaccgggaggctctcacaacaatcactcgagcccttgtgatctctaggctggaatactgcaatgggctctacatggggttgcccttgaagtgcatccggcagctacagctagtccagaatgcagccgcgcgagtgatagtgggcgcaccgcggttcgcccacgttacacccatcctccgcgagctgcactggctacctgttggtctccgggtgcgcttcagggtactgatgaccacctttaaagcactccatggtagtggatctgggtacttgagagaccgccttctgccgattacctccctaaatcgaccaattagatcgcacagactgggcctcctccgaatcccatctgccagtcaatgccgactggcgaccacacggaggagagccttttctgtggcagctccgaccctgtggaacgacctccccgttgagatccgtaccctcaccaccatccagaccttccgcgcagccctcaagatctggctctcccagcaggcctggggataggttcctaaTTTACCcacccgagtgtttgattgctgaacgaaagttgtgtttttactatttttttttctttgttcacattctgttttgtttttttttgacgctgcacccccttcccttgtggttgtaagccgccctgagtcccctcagggaaaagggcggcctataaatcccaataaactctaAAAAAACAACTCTAAACTCTAATCAGTTGATTACTAAAGCTTGTTACATTGTAAAGATGCCAGAATGGTTTTTCCTCAATGATTTGCAAGAGTTGTTCATTTTGAAGGATGGCAAAAGGCACTCcatgaaaatattaaaactgggtagaagataaaaaatataatagaatggaagaTGAAATGAATTGTACGTGGAAAAGACTACAATGAAAAACAATGTGTTTTCTAATATTTAAATGCCACACGGAAAGCTATACTTAAAAATGCTCTTGGTGAATAAACAggatgtcagacctggaagccattttttacCTTTTGGACTTAAGTCCTACCACATTTCCCACTGTggtaaaagggaggggggattatacagcaTGTGGGTgacagccataacaacattctttttcaGAAAGTCAAGTTCAGctggccctgcagctgtgatgaggtgactgggagacAACTCCTGGTTTGGATGGTACCTGATTGGATCATTTGATGGACATATGAGTGCTGGGCagagacttgaactttcttttgggtggggaaaacgcagaaactttcagattcggattttcccaaatgtgccaatatgacatctctaataaaatggaactttgaggaaactcaagcctcagtcttctttcgttgggggtgacACAAGAAGTATTTCAATATCAATCTAATGAAGGAATTAGATAACCACTTATTTAACTTGTTGAATAAAGtccaacagaagaaaaaaaaaagctaaaaaacccaaattaaaaaaaaactcatgaTCAGAAAATAAACGTTACTGGTGTATTATGGTAAGCTGTTTGCTTACTCATACTTTAATAAATTACAGCTAGTTAGGTTGATAACTATTATCTGAACTCAGCTTTTACATCAttctgtgtgtggtgtgtgtaatTCTACACAACAATCCCTATTGCAAGAACCATGTGTTGTAGTATGGTTCATCTAAACCTCTAAATATGAGATACAGTATGGAAGATGGTAGATTGTGGATGGTTATATCCATGTCTTAATATTCTGTCCAGCCAATGGAGAAGGAAGAACAAACTGTTCATTGTCTGGAATGGTTTACTACCTGCTTCACTTAAGCTATTTTTAAGCATATCCAAGGAGGCAGCCCACGAAAATTAATGGTTAAAACCCAAAGTTTAAGGCAGCAAATGAGGCAAagcaagagagggaggagaagtgtGGATTAAGATGTAGAGCAAATCAGAACAAGAGAAAAGCCAGAAACTTGGCACACTTCCCCATTCTTTGTGAACAAAGTCTAAGTGTCACCAGTGCAAGGATAACCCACCATTAGAGCGTCAGTCCAAAGCAACTTAATAAAACCCTTTGGGATTATGCTGCAAAATGTTACCAAGCTTTTTCCTTCAATGTATAGCAATGCTGTTAAATCACTtccaaattctattttattttataacgtAATGATTTTCTGAAGACTCTGGTTTTTGTATTTTGATCACAGCAAACTAAACAGGATACTGGCACAATACATGAGGAGTGCATACTCAACATTTAATGTAATTCTAGCAAAATTTGTTGTGAGAGATTTGGTGATCAATACACAGCACAGTCATGATATTCAGGAAACAATTTCTACTTTGTTTTTTGGAGTagaaatacattttcttccttccttccataaagACTATTAGTGAGTACTTTTATTAACCTAAAGCTAAAACCATATCAGAAAAGTCACCCTCGCACTATACATGGTTTTGCTATTACCCTATGGTGAAAGACTGCTCTTACAATAAACAAATTCTATTTGCTATCACAACTGCAAAATATAGGCATATGCAAGATGCAACACAGGAAACAAATAAGGTACCAGGAGGATTTGGTCAAATGTGCAAACTGTATATGCAACTATATCATTACTAAGCAAGAGGGAccaaaaaaaatataaatcatgtaatgAAGAAATTGCCATGAAGAAAAGCTGATTTAGGAGTAGGATCTGATGTTGTATTTAGAGACGACTTTTAGACTCCTCCGTATTTAAGTCATCTCTCACATTCTGATGATCGTTTAGTCATGCACTAGATAGAAACTCCACCGCAGTTTCCTTTTCATCCACTAGCTCCATAGCAGTCAATTCCATCTTCTCACGGGAGAAGTCGTTAATAGGAAGGCCTTCAACAAACTTCCATGTTTTATCCTGTAAAAATATTGGTAAGATTAAAATCTTTAACATTCTCTGCAAAACTCTATACCACTATATGGGAGCAAAGTATTTTGGTATTATTTTGCTGATTGCCTGGATTTTTACATATAATAAGCCTATTTATAGACACTGGATTACCATAGATTTAATACACTAAACTGTTTTTGGAAAGAAAGATTTTTAGATTATCTAACAACACACTCCTCACCAAATCAgaattgaaggatttttttttagagcAAATGCATGTGTTTATAAGAAAAAGATGAAATACTGTACTAACTGTATCTGTCATTTCaagatacatttttatttatacttgTCAAACATCTATCAAATCAATAATTTTAGAAATAACTATTCAAATACTGCAAGTCTATGGTATCTTTAAATGCAAACGTTCACACTAACTTGCTGCTGTGGACCAACATTTCGGAATCTTCTTTACTCAATACAAATTTATAGGCATTGATATTTTGCCAAAATATTGGAGAAATCAATCTATGAGTTCTGCTTACTGAGAAAGAAGTATGCTAGAAACTGAcaatataaaaagtaaatatggactTTTATTCaggtataaaattaaatatatacttcTTACCCACCTTTGATAATGTAACAGGAAATGAATAGATCAAATCATCAGGGACACCATAGGAGTTCCCATCAGAAATAACGCCCATTGAAACAAATTCACCCTTTTAAAGTAAATCAAAAATGATTAATGTGCTACGTTTCTACCACAGCAATAATTCATGCTATAATGCTTTGTGTAAAAATACAAAATTTGTCCTTTAGCATTTCATTACATTCTTAGTAGTATACCAAAAAGCCAAATTAGTATCTTTATTCTCTTTATACTTATTATTAAATTACATcccacccccacaaaaaaaattcaagaaaacATGAGCTAAAACTTGAGCTAACTGTTATGTTTTGAAGAATTCTTGTCTAAGCCTAAATGCTCATGGGCAATGCTTACCTCTGGAGTGCCGAACCAGATGTCTCTCACATGATCACAGATAGCTTTGGCTGCAGACATTGCACTGGACAGTTTCCGGGCCTTAATAACAGCTGCCCCCCGTTGCTGAACAGTCTGAAGTATTAAAAAGTATAACACAGGATTATTTGCATGTACTGTCATCAGTCCTCAATGATTTATAGAGAATCCTAGACCCAGAGGTTTACTTCAGATAGTTAAGGGTATTATTCCAACGTCTCAAACTCTAGAATTACATGGCAAGGAAACTATACTAAATTTGAACATATTACATACATTATTgttgagacagagacagacagaggagagagaggaagggagagagagacagacagagagagagggggggagagagggagggagagagagacacagagagaggagtgagagaggagagacagagagggagggagggagagacagagggagaatgAATTTTAACACCATGAACCTTTTATTTGGTATTTGTGGGGAGATAACAGCTTGGAGGCAATTCAGGCAACACAACGTTTTAATGAAGAGACACACATAGgattaaattttataaataatttgaagTACCATCCATATAGGCAAATAAGTTGCCTATCATATAAAAGAGGGATTTCATAGTAAGATAAAATTAAGGGTATTAGAAAACATACCAACATTTTTATCTAACTACATACAAATGGATTGTGTTTTTGTCTATGACACAGAGACCCATGATTTTCATTGCTGCTCTTTGAAATAATAAGCAGTGACATATCAGTCTCCAAGATACGACCAGGCTGTATGTtttcaaagtgaaaacagaagtaCAAAAGTCTAAAACCATTACTTACTGTAATGAAGTCACCTTTCAGCCAGTTATCATCTTTCACAGCTTCATAAACTCCAGTATATTTTCCTTGTATTTTCACTTTGGCATGGTTAACATCTGGATATTGAGTAGAAGAGTGATTTCCCCAAATGATGCAATTCTTGACATCCTTAGCAGTCACACCAACTTTCAGAGCAATCTAGTTGAAGTTAGGGAGAAGAAACTACCCATGTCATTTTGACAATTTCAAGTATGTTTCAGTTAAATGCTCTGCTTTTAGAAAAAgctttttatttatatactaACTGCCATGTCGAATTTAAAAATTCATGCCTACCTGAGATTTAGCTCTGTTGTGATCCAGACGAGTTAAACAACTAAAATTATCTTTTGGTATGGTTGGAGCTGATTTTGAAGCAATTAGGCAATTAGTGTTGGCTGGATTACCTACTACAATAACCTGATAGAGAAAAGAAAAGTTAGACTTAATTACAGGAAGGCTAATGAACAATAAGAAGAGTAAAATATATCAAACTCTATAATATTGCTCCCTGGAGAAAATGCTGTTTTATTcaatattgttttttaatgttaccATGTCCCATTATTGGTTTAACATTATTTGTAAATCTTCCACATCATGACGATAAATACATTGATATGCTGTATCAATGCTGATTTAATAAACCAGCTGCATCTGATTGAGGGCAGCAAACTATGTCACTTATATTCACCTTAACTGTCTTCTTTGCATATTTGTCCAAAGCTGTTCCTTGGGACTTAAAAATTTTCACATTTGCCTTGAGAAGATCTTTCCGTTCCATGCCTTCTTTTCTTGGCATTGAACCAACCAGAATGGCTACATCAAGGTCTTTGAATGCAACATCTTCTTTGTCAGTTGCAATTACCTCTacaagcagagagaaagagatcaaCAGTCCCATCTAAAAGATGAGTTCATGGCTCTATTGTGAAGAGAAATCAATGAGCTATTTCCAGATAGCCAAACACAGTTCTAGTTGAAATTTCATTGTAAAACAGAACATCTGTAATGGTTTTCAGATGCCAGCTTATCAAAATAAAGATTAATGCTTCAATCTGAAAAAGCAGAATTTATATCTAATGAAATGTAACTTCATGGGTCTCATTCTTGATGCTTGTTTTCTTATGGTCAAAATGAAGCTTAGATGCAATCAGATCTTGGAAAACCAACAATAAATAGGTCATTTACCACTGAAATTATTTGTGAAAGTAAAATCAGCATAAAGACAGttgatttttaattatatgtaacattcataaagtaaaatatttttaataatttcactTTCAAATGTttattacagttagtccttgacttaggacaacTGAGAGCAGaattttggtcattaagtgaagcaataATTAAGCAAGATGTTATGTGACCACTTCACTCAACAGCCATAATCCTGGCTCTCCTGGTAGTGCTTGCTGTTGTTGGTTGGTTGTTGTTGGCACTGATTAACTGGTTGTTAAACAGTCAGAGTCCCAAATAAAGAGTGTATAGGGGAGAGCCCCATCATAGGCTGTGGTGTTAGTTTGGATGGTGGTGGTCCTGCAATGCAGCATAAAGCTGCCATTGACCAGGAGGCCTCTACCTACTCCCCGCCTGGCCCAAGAAGCTTTGGGCCATTCCTTTTCTTGTCAGGCCTGGGAGGTCTCTGTCCATTCCTCTCCAACCAGCACAAGCAAAGCACCCCACTTACCTTTGGTGTTTTTCTCCAAGTGCTGACAGTTTGCTCAGCCTGTTAGGCATAGCTTTCTTACCAAGTCAACTTCATGCCATTATCCCACCAGGCTTCATTCTCAGTACTTGAAAAGTCTCTTTCTCCAAATTGATCAATTTGGAAAAGGAGGATTCTGAAGGAC from Thamnophis elegans isolate rThaEle1 chromosome 3, rThaEle1.pri, whole genome shotgun sequence includes:
- the MDH1 gene encoding malate dehydrogenase, cytoplasmic, with protein sequence MSEPIKVLVTGAAGQIAYSLLYSIAKGDVFGTEQPLILVLLDITPMMTVLDGVLMELQDCALPLLREVIATDKEDVAFKDLDVAILVGSMPRKEGMERKDLLKANVKIFKSQGTALDKYAKKTVKVIVVGNPANTNCLIASKSAPTIPKDNFSCLTRLDHNRAKSQIALKVGVTAKDVKNCIIWGNHSSTQYPDVNHAKVKIQGKYTGVYEAVKDDNWLKGDFITTVQQRGAAVIKARKLSSAMSAAKAICDHVRDIWFGTPEGEFVSMGVISDGNSYGVPDDLIYSFPVTLSKDKTWKFVEGLPINDFSREKMELTAMELVDEKETAVEFLSSA